A section of the Spirosoma pollinicola genome encodes:
- a CDS encoding WD40/YVTN/BNR-like repeat-containing protein, with protein sequence MKHLILYLACSLTLSLPALSQWQPQTVDTDASFRAVSVAGPDIAWIGGTKGTFLRTVDGGKSWKTGTVPDAQTCDFRDVQAIDAQTAYLMSAGPAEKGQARLYKTTDGGQNWTLLYQTQQTGVFFDGIDFWDDQHGIVFSDPIDKKWFILTTDDGGKTWQPVPPASLPLMEPNEAAFAASGTCLVVQGKRNVWIASGGGVSGRVYRSKDRGRSWTVSNTPLPAGEATGLFGMRFFSDKIGVVVGGNYKQEQQPGQNAAITRDGGQTWELMAQTDPPGLKEAIALLPGDRLLTVGPSGTSLSADQGQTWQRLDTDGFHSLACAKGTCYTVGAKGKVAVQRFK encoded by the coding sequence ATGAAACACCTCATTCTCTATTTAGCCTGTAGCTTAACGCTCAGCTTACCTGCCCTTTCGCAGTGGCAACCCCAAACCGTTGATACCGATGCCAGTTTCCGAGCGGTTAGCGTAGCCGGACCTGATATCGCCTGGATTGGCGGTACAAAAGGCACGTTTCTACGCACTGTAGATGGAGGAAAATCCTGGAAAACAGGCACTGTTCCCGATGCCCAAACCTGCGATTTTCGCGATGTACAGGCTATTGACGCCCAAACAGCCTACCTCATGAGCGCCGGACCTGCCGAAAAGGGACAGGCACGACTCTATAAAACAACAGACGGCGGTCAAAACTGGACGCTACTGTACCAGACGCAGCAAACGGGCGTCTTTTTCGATGGTATCGACTTCTGGGATGACCAGCACGGCATTGTCTTCAGCGACCCCATAGACAAAAAGTGGTTTATCCTGACTACCGACGATGGCGGCAAAACATGGCAACCTGTGCCTCCTGCCAGCCTACCCCTCATGGAACCGAATGAAGCGGCTTTTGCGGCCAGCGGCACCTGCCTTGTTGTGCAGGGGAAACGTAACGTCTGGATTGCCTCTGGCGGTGGTGTATCCGGACGCGTGTATCGGTCCAAAGACCGTGGACGAAGCTGGACAGTAAGCAACACACCCCTGCCGGCAGGTGAAGCAACGGGCCTTTTCGGGATGCGTTTTTTCAGCGATAAAATTGGTGTGGTTGTCGGTGGAAATTACAAGCAGGAACAGCAGCCCGGCCAAAATGCAGCCATTACCCGCGACGGTGGACAAACCTGGGAACTCATGGCGCAAACCGATCCTCCCGGCCTGAAAGAAGCTATTGCCCTGCTCCCCGGCGACCGATTACTTACCGTTGGTCCCTCAGGTACGAGCTTGTCCGCCGATCAGGGCCAGACCTGGCAACGACTTGATACCGACGGATTTCACTCGCTGGCCTGCGCCAAAGGCACTTGTTATACCGTAGGAGCCAAAGGCAAAGTGGCTGTTCAGCGCTTTAAGTAA
- a CDS encoding Rossmann-like and DUF2520 domain-containing protein has translation MEISFIGAGNLAWHLAPALENAGHHINEVYSHQLKHARQLVSNLYDAHTHSELNFADSPSHLFVLAIPDDALESVCSQLVLPENAIVVHTSGARPLQSLAHWLAIYSDVPVRTGVFYPLQTFTKGQSFMQFDEIPLCIEATDSTTEDTLVQLGQEISDIVYIITSEERRTLHVAAVFASNFTNHLLTLASELTMQDGLDFDLLRPLITETFRKGLAASNPADVQTGPARRGDLTTIETHLAYLSNQPKLAEIYQLLTNSIRNQYR, from the coding sequence ATGGAAATTTCGTTTATCGGTGCTGGCAACCTCGCTTGGCACCTCGCTCCGGCTCTCGAAAACGCTGGTCATCACATCAACGAAGTGTATAGCCACCAGCTTAAACACGCCCGTCAGTTGGTGAGTAATTTGTACGACGCTCATACACACTCGGAGCTGAACTTTGCCGATAGCCCGTCGCACTTATTTGTTCTGGCTATTCCCGACGATGCGCTCGAAAGCGTTTGCTCGCAACTGGTATTACCCGAAAACGCCATTGTCGTACATACATCCGGCGCACGCCCACTTCAATCGCTGGCGCATTGGCTGGCTATTTATAGCGATGTACCCGTTCGAACCGGCGTTTTTTACCCACTCCAGACGTTTACAAAAGGGCAATCGTTTATGCAATTCGACGAGATTCCGCTTTGCATCGAAGCTACCGACAGTACCACAGAAGATACGTTGGTTCAACTGGGGCAGGAGATCAGCGACATCGTTTATATCATTACCAGCGAGGAACGCCGAACACTACACGTTGCCGCTGTTTTTGCCAGTAACTTCACCAATCACCTGCTCACATTGGCAAGCGAGCTCACTATGCAGGATGGGCTTGATTTCGATTTACTTCGGCCGCTCATTACCGAAACCTTTCGAAAAGGGCTTGCCGCTTCCAACCCGGCAGATGTTCAGACAGGGCCCGCACGCCGGGGCGACCTGACAACCATTGAAACCCACCTGGCCTATTTAAGCAACCAGCCCAAACTGGCCGAAATATATCAGTTACTGACCAATAGTATTCGGAACCAATACCGCTAG